The Dasypus novemcinctus isolate mDasNov1 chromosome 12, mDasNov1.1.hap2, whole genome shotgun sequence genome includes a window with the following:
- the LOC131280784 gene encoding olfactory receptor 8S1-like: MALGNHSTIGNFVLLGLSADPQIQALLFVLFLGIYILTLMGNLWMLLVIRTDPQLHTPMYFFLSHLSFLDFCFSSATVPKLLENLLSQRKAISVGGCLAQVFFVFEFGGTEACLLSAMAYDRYVAICHPLHYGQMMSNQLCKGLVWGSWGLGFLDAFINAILAMNLDFCEDDSIPHFSCELPSLFPLSCSSITTNFIVLLCSSVLHALGTCLLIIVSYACIVSTILSITSSSGRGKAFSTCSSHLTAVLLYYGSAFLRYLMPTSGSPLELIFSVQYNVITPLVNPLIYSLKNNEVKAAVRRTLKKYLQLTNHTQEVMCK; this comes from the coding sequence ATGGCCTTGGGGAACCACAGTACCATCGGCAATTTCGTCCTCCTTGGACTGTCTGCTGACCCTCAGATCCAGGCTCTGCTATTTGTGCTGTTCCTGGGAATTTACATCCTGACCCTGATGGGGAACCTGTGGATGCTGCTGGTCATCAGGACAGATCCTCAGctccacacccccatgtacttcttcctgagTCACCTCTCCTTCCTGGATTTTTGCTTCTCTTCTGCCACAGTGCCAAAGCTTCTGGAGAATCTCCTCTCTCAGAGGAAAGCCATCTCTGTTGGAGGCTGCCTGGCGCAGGTCTTCTTTGTGTTTGAGTTTGGGGGCACAGAAGCCTGCCTGCTCTCAgcgatggcctatgaccgctatgttgcCATCTGCCACCCTCTACACTATGGACAGATGATGAGCAACCAGCTCTGTAAGGGGCTGGTGTGGGGGTCATGGGGCCTGGGATTTCTGGATGCATTTATCAATGCCATTCTTGCTATGAACTTGGACTTCTGTGAAGACGATTCCATCCCCCACTTCAGCTGTGAGCTGCCCTCACTCTTCCCTCTGTCCTGTTCAAGTATCACCACTAATTTCATTGTCCTGCTCTGCTCCAGTGTCCTACATGCACTTGGAACCTGCTTACTGATCATTGTCTCTTATGCTTGCATTGTCTCTACCATCCTGAGCATCACCTCCTCCTCAGGTAGAGGCAAAGCCTTCTCCACATGCTCCTCCCACCTCACTGCAGTGCTCCTGTATTATGGCTCAGCTTTCCTGCGCTATCTTATGCCAACCTCGGGATCACCATTGGAGTTGATCTTCTCTGTACAATACAACGTAATTACTCCCTTAGTGAATCCACTCATctatagtctaaaaaataatgaggtgaaaGCAGCTGTGAGAAGGACCTTGAAAAAATATCTCCAATTAACTAACCACACACAGGAAGTGATGTGTAAATAA
- the LOC131280785 gene encoding olfactory receptor 8S1-like, whose protein sequence is MALGNHSTVTEFIFLRLSDNPHVEALLFVLFLAIYLLTLTGNLMLLLVIKSDPHLHAPMYFFLSHLSFLDLCYCSVTEPNMLKNLLSQDKSISVEGCLAQVFFVFATAGTEVCLLAAMAYDRYAAICHPLLYGQVMVEQLCEGLVWASWGLAFLDALINTLLAGDLDFCEVRIMSHFSCELPSLFPLSCSDVSTNFAVLICSALLHASATLLLIFFSYTRIVSTILSISSTTGRSKAFSTCSSHLTTVILFYGSAFLRYYMPTSGTPAEFVFSIQYSVVTPLVNPLVYSLKNKW, encoded by the coding sequence ATGGCCTTGGGGAACCACAGCACCGTCACAGAGTTCATTTTCCTCAGGCTGTCTGACAACCCCCACGTTGAGGCTCTACTCTTTGTGCTGTTCCTGGCCATCTACCTCCTGACCCTGACGGGGAACCTGATGCTGCTGCTCGTGATCAAGTCTGATCCTCACCTCCAtgcccccatgtacttcttcctgagtcacctctccttcctggacctctgttactgctcagtcactgagcccaATATGCTGAAGAACCTCCTTTCTCAGGACAAATCAATCTCGGTAGAGGGCTGCCTGGCTCAGGTCTTCTTTGTGTTTGCCACTGCTGGGACAGAAGTTTGCCTGCTCGCggccatggcctatgaccgctatgcaGCCATCTGCCACCCCCTGCTCTACGGCCAGGTGATGGTTGAGCAGTTGTGCGAGGGTCTGGTGTGGGCCTCCTGGGGCCTGGCTTTTCTGGATGCTCTCATCAACACCCTCCTGGCTGGGGATCTGGACTTCTGTGAGGTTCGTATTATGTCTCACTTCAGCTGTgagcttccctctctctttcctctgtcctGCTCTGATGTCTCCACCAACTTTGCAGTCCTGATCTGCTCTGCCCTCCTTCATGCCTCTGCAACACTCCTCCTCATCTTCTTCTCTTACACCCGCATCGTCTCCACCATCCTGAGCATCAGCTCCACAACAGGGAGGAGCAAggccttctccacctgctcctcccacctcaCTACAGTGATCTTGTTCTATGGCTCTGCTTTTCTTCGTTATTACATGCCAACATCAGGGACCCCAGCGGAATTTGTTTTTTCCATACAGTACAGTGTGGTCACTCCTCTGGTGAATCCCCTTGTCTACAGCTTGAAGAACAAGTGGTAA